Within the Carassius auratus strain Wakin chromosome 18, ASM336829v1, whole genome shotgun sequence genome, the region ctttgcatggccgttgacgcattcaccacaaaaatggagcctatttttctcaataacctcgagaggtacggatgtctgattttcttggaaacttttcgtgcctttcgctttttccatccttcgatagctcagctggtagagcggaggactgtagatgagttgttgggtatccttaggtcgctggttcaattccggctcgaaggagtgtgattttaaattcagatcaaatattttcacatttcctttagacttcgtattggcagttaaaaaaaataaaatgggtcaagattcaaatatatcactttacagagtggaaggagtgtttgtcatattagaggcttcttttttacaagcttcaataattatgaaaacaaagctggatgaaaacacttgacattggacttcatacttttaatgtaaataagagacggcttgaccccgacgtgatttgaacacgcaaccttctgatctggagtcagacgcgctaccgttgcgccacaaggtcttaaaaaacaggttattgcttcctttgcatggccgttgacgcattcaccacaaaaatggagcctattgttttcaataacctcgagaggtacggatgtctgattttcttggaaacttttcgtgccttacgctttttccatccttcgatggCGGTACCTGACAACCACAAGTCTGTAAAATTAATCCAATAGTATGCCGACTTCTATCTTTTAAAAACCAATCACGTTATGACCTCTATCTTTTGAAAACCAATCACGTTACGACCTCTATCTTTTGAAAACCAATCACGTTACGACTTCTATCTTTTAAAACCAATCACGTTACGACTTCTATCTTTTATAATTCAATCACGTTGCGATCTCTATTTTTCCGCGTCCAATGAAATGGCAAGGTCTATTTCTCATACACCAATCACGCACGTCCTCGCCAATTGCATGTAATCTCCGCTCAGGTAacgttaaattatttacattccgCTCATGTATGTTATTTATATCTTGATATGAATGAAATGGTTTAGGATTTTTGTTCTTTAGGAATAGCAAGATTGGCCATGTAAATTAGCCTATGATTACCGCTTGATACTACGTAACGTCAACTGTCACTGATGTGTAAATACTATTACGACCGGAGCTAACGTAACTGTAAATATGTCGAATTTAACCGATTAACAAGTtttctcaatgaaaaaaaaaatgctttttattgaaTTGTAATAAGGTTCCACAGCTTTTTCCAAATGCGGCAtttgaacacacaaaataaatttggaaaatgttaatgttttgtttaacttttacaCGTATGTTATATGTTTGTACATATGTTATGACCAGTCAAAAGAAGTGAATGGATAAGTTTATACATTCAGGTTCATGCCCTTATCACATGGACACAGTTGAAAGAccacaatatgtttaatctgagtatttgttttagtcaaattaatccataatgctatatatttatttatttatttatactcatAAACGTGTTGTATGAGCCTAGGTCATTGAGACATACAGCCATAATAGAAAGATCTATCACAACTTGTTAAGACTCTATGTAATTGTTCTTATACTTTTATTCTTGTTATAatcttattatatgtatttttttatatttgtacaaacatacacacatacatacaaacatatatatatatatatatatatatatatatatatatatatatatatatatatatatatatatatatatatatatatataaatgttatataattgttttgacattatatatatGACTGAATTGTGCAATTGAAATGTTTCCTCTTGGCATGAATATAGCCCCTGctgctgacatggcattaaataataaataaataaatcacaacatgttATATGTAAGATAATATGTGTATTATAATGAACTTATAATCTGCTATAATATGGCGGTCGTTCTGGACCAGGAACACAACTAGCTATCATGAAATGAACACAACAGGAGGGTAAATGCTACAGGCTACAATGGCAGTTAGTGTAACGTGTTATGTAGTGTTTCAGGCAACGACATGGCTTCAGCTAAGTCTCACAAAGGCATGAGTAATGCTGAATGGCTTGCGCGTCTGGAGAGTTTTGCCCAAACAGGAGTTTGGCCATCTACACAGGGGAATAGACCTTCTCCCCGACAAAAAAGATGGCATGAGATGTATCAGAAGGTAAGTTATGCAGCTAGATTCATGGGCAAACTAACAAACTTTTTTGACAATACattgtggtatttttatttatgtgtatggataagtaattacatgtaaatacaatgttatattgatataattatgATGACTTATTGCTGTTTTGAGATCCAGTGTCAGAGGTATAATTCATGTTCACAGATAGAAAAGTGCCCTCTGCAAATGAGGGGACAGACCACTCTTCTGAAGGAAGCTCAGACATGTATTTGTGGCTTTCACAAGGTAACTTAAATTAGCCTGGTTCAAGTTGCATAAATAGATAGATGTGTTTGCAACATCAATGTGTCTTTATATCTAAAATCACATTAGGAAGACTGTTTTGTACTTTATGCATGTGTCACAGGTTCATCCACCAGTCACAGGGGAAGCATCACAGAGCACCCCGGCCCAAAGCACACCCTCTGTCAGCGATGTGTCATGTCCTGCAAAGAGACCTAAACTGACATTGTCAATGGTAAGCAGACCACACTATTGCATGCATCACTGCAGATACTGAAACATCTCAACCTTTAACTATAGTGTTAGGGTTTTGTTATCACTAACCATGACAAATCTTTTTAGTTTGAAAAGTCAAGGTTTGGAGGCTCACATGTGGCAGCAGCAAAACCTAATTTGAGCACCCAGAGGAAAACCTCTCAGGTTAATATTAAAAGACatcaagacttttataatgtcatCATGACTTTATCActatgtaattttaatgtattaaaaacatggcAATCCccttaataaattattcataatgtttgACTCCACAGATGTTAGAGCACTCCAGTTCAGCTACAGTTTCATGTCCACCCTCtgatcctcatcctcctccatcCCCCAAACCTCATCAGCCCGTCATCCAGTCCTCCTCTTCCTTCTTCCTTCCTCCACCTCAGAGTTCACAACGCATCAAAAAAACAGCAACGCCATCAACTGTTTCTGAGAATACTGTTGTGAGGAGCCCAGTAAGatctcattcaaaatatatacatgtctTCATCATTTAATGCTCTCTTAGCTTTTATTTAAACCAGTGTTTTTTATAATATCAGCAGGTCTCATCTCAGCCAGAAGATCTCCCCCTTCTGTGGCCACAGACAATGCCACAGCAAGACCAGAAGTGGGTGTCAGAAGCACTTTTTAGGGTTGGTGCAAAGGGAAAGCTGGAGCTGCGTGAAAACCTACAGTTGTGGTATCACCCCCCACCACCAGCCCTGTTGTACCACCAAGCTCCAACACCTGATAGGTTTTTTTCACAGCGTCTCTTGCTCTGGATGCCATATAAGCTGTGGAAGGTGCGGCTCCAGTGTACTAACCCTGCCTGTGCCAGGCAACAGCTGTGTGGTGGTGGACTGCACAGGAGGGTACGACAGGTGTTAGACATTGACAGATACTACAACCTGGTGACAGAGACCCTGATCTGCACCAGGTGTAGAACCAGCTATCTGTCCTGGAGTCAAGCTGTGCTGCAGCAGTTGGACCTGGCCCATCGATCTGAATTCAGGGTCATCCTCACACGCAAGTAATTATTTTGCAGTCATTTTCACTTATGTGCTACCCTTTCTGATAAATATTTCCTACAATAATTAGATACCTTATAATAAGATACTTAAATGAATGCTTTTTTCCAAGGTATGCCTGTGACATTCGGGTTCTTCGCTTGCTGCGTGAGAGGGGCATGGGGAATGGTCCAGTGAGGATCATCGGCCAGCTGAGAGAGAACCACAGTGAGGAGTGGTTGAAACGTGCGCTTCGGTACACATCAGAGTGTGTGGCCTTTTTTGATAATCGTGGCCTGCATCCGCTGCACTTCCAGGAGCCACCACCACTTGCTTCAGTACCCAGCTACAAATGGCTCCTCACTGTATATAGTCAGGACATTCTCAACAGGCTCGATCACATAAAGGCCAGCATAACATCCACGTATGGATCAATCTTAAAAATGGATTCAACTAAGAAGGTCAGATAAGCTGCTTAATTGACTGTACCCTTATCTATAATGTATTGTTAGACCAAGagagctttatttttttcagtgtaactgATTTGGATGCATGTTGTATTATTTGCTATGCTTATTGTTTCTTTCAGATCACCAAGAAGTTGAGCGGGCCTGCGAAAGGCACAGCACAGTGGCTTACCTCAGTGGGCAATGAGATAGGTCAGGTGCTGATGAGTGTCCTGACTGCGAATGAAGGGGCTGGGTTAGACCTCATGGCTGCAGGGCTCATGGAGCGATACCGGAGTGCTGGTGTTGATCCTCCCACTATCATTTATGTGGACTGTGATTGTTGCAAGAAAGTGGGAGAGACTAAATTGAAGAGGCGGTTCAGCGGCTGGCCAGATGTCATCGTCCGCCTAGACATTTGGCATTTTATGCGACGTCTGGCAGTAGGGTGCACCACTGACGCCCACCAGTTGTACCCTACTTTTATGGCAAGGCTGTCATCCTGTATTTTTGAGTGGGATGCAGGGGATCTCACTCTGCTGAGACGGGCCAAAAGGTAGCAACTCATCCAACAGGGCTGGCCTACACTGACGCACTGGCACTGGTGGAGGTGAAGGAGCCCGGACACTGGGCactggtggagtctggacactgggcactGGTGGAGGTGAAGGAGCCCGGACACTGGGCACTGGTGGAGTCTGCGCCAGTTCTACCAGCTGCACCAGTGCATATGATACAATAAAGTGTGAATGCCGTAATAAGGTTATTTTGTCCCCACTGCCACAGGAAATGATTGCCTTAATAAATGCACTTGGacaaatgataatgataatgaggataaaataaaaatcaatcttagaaacgaaacaataattaaattcaaatacattacttttaaaattaaacttgGAAACAAAACAATCGATTCACAATTTTTAACAAATACACGCATAACTTTATGTGACAGCGTGGATTCGAACCTGTGATTTCCTGAATTTCTCGCGCTTCTCTTCCCCCTTCCCCCCTTCTTATACAGACAATTGTTCCCCAGCTTCAGCACCGTCACtctgtctgttcttctgctgAAATCAGCTGCAAACTACATCAATCTGCTGTGACCATCACAACTCTCATGAAGCAGAAGACTCACCTCTCACATGAAGTTAACATTtcctacagtaaaataaaaaaagtgctaGACACTGACATGGTGACTCTTCATGTCTTCTTCAAAGAGCATTAATTATACATCTGAAAATTGGTGTCAATTTTCCGgctaaattatgctacttttataCTCTTGCCCCAGGTTTTTTTAGTCATAAGAATTCGAGAATTCATAGActgcaaaacataataataacaaaataataaaataaataaaggtagcGATAACACCTTGCCCCCTGAATGCGATTGGGCGGGTTTTGTAATGCAGACCTAGCAACCCTGTTTATAAATGAGgttatctttttgtttttgtagccTAGTGTTGCTTTCATGTGAACAGCATTCACTGATAAGCCACATGATGCTTTGTGATTGGGGTGTGATAGCGACACCCAGTGTTCAGATTACACATTTCATGATCTCTTAATAGtaaaccaaataataaaaaataagtaaaaatcttGCAAATCAAACAATGACATTATGCTGCTTTTTTAGACAATTTTTCCAATTTGATAACAGAGAACGTCACATCGGAGAAGATGATTGTCTCGTATGGACTTCAAAAATGGAGACGTCTGTTTTGCAGTAGTAcagaaattgatttattttttctttatataccCATGTTTGTCTAAAAGTTTTCAACAGAAAGAATTACAGGAGATTGAGAGGGAAATCAATTCCTTCAGCGTTTGATGTGGGTTGTGTTTCTGTCTTCTGGGCACTTCTGAAGAACTTGGCACCTCAGTCAATAATAATGCATGTCCGTGAGATCAGATCCGCGTGAGCTGGTGCCACAGACTCGAGGGAAGAATACTCTCCACCTTCTCCATGATGAAGCTCAGCGGAGCGAACAGGGTGCTCAGGAACTGATGGACGAGACACAAACAAGTGAGATATCTGCAGTCTGAATACTCATCTCAGACAAGATAGACAAAAACATAATGAAAAGattcatataaaaacaaacaaaaatacattttgctacAAATTAGCAtgttgggggtaacacattacagTTAACATGAGTTACTTTACCCAAGTAACTAGTAAGGTAACATTACGGTTTCATTTAGAGGTAAATATCCgagttactttttcaagtaaATAACTCCAGTAACTTTGTTTCCATGTGTTGAGTGACAGCTCtggtgttgccatggagacagacaTCAGGAGTAACATCAGAGtgttgtgtgtgaacatgatcttactgtagttctggactaaaTATAAACGTGTGCTTACTCATCTCACTGCACAAAACACACTCAGTGTTcctcaaaaacaatacaaaataattaaatatgttaaataacacaaatatcatGTATTTAATCACATATTATTAACCAGTGTCTTTGCTGTTAACCTTCGATGATCCAATTCAACCTTACTAATGAGCaaaaataacatcttttatttatttattttattcctttagAGTGTTAAACTGTCTTCTCTTGCATCCAATTCTTCATGTAAACCAGATCAGCAGCATAACCTCTACTATACAGAAGTCAATTTGCCAAAAATAGTAACATATATAATCACAAGATAActtttttgttataataaaaacaaacaagaagagAAAAGGtaatgtaacacattacttttcataaaaagtaactaatagcacaatattgtaatgcgttacttttaaaagcagctttccccaacactgctagTGAGGGATTCATCTTCAGCGAGCAGAAACATGCAGTGATCTAATACAAATCCATTCAGAGGTTAAGACTACAACACTGATCAAACTGTGAAAGTGAAGAGATGAACTGGTTTAATATGGAGACTTCCAGAGAATTCAGTCGAGAACGAGAACTCAAGGCTTTAGTCGATTTGTTCAAGTATGATGGACTAcctttgattatttttaatctgGCTACATGTGCATTTTATAGCTAATTCTTTTCTGAAAAACAGTTTCACAGTATAACAAACTATAAGGCAATGGGGTAAGATGTGCCACCACCAGCTGATTACGTTTCAGCAGAAATTAGACACTAGTCTCTATGAAAACGCAATGTTAGAGATAAACCTGGTCATATTTTCTAAAGATGAATCTTTCAGCACTACGTGAAGAATGTACATTTCAAACACAAATAT harbors:
- the LOC113118730 gene encoding uncharacterized protein LOC113118730 isoform X2 produces the protein MASAKSHKGMSNAEWLARLESFAQTGVWPSTQGNRPSPRQKRWHEMYQKIEKCPLQMRGQTTLLKEAQTCICGFHKVHPPVTGEASQSTPAQSTPSVSDVSCPAKRPKLTLSMFEKSRFGGSHVAAAKPNLSTQRKTSQMLEHSSSATVSCPPSDPHPPPSPKPHQPVIQSSSSFFLPPPQSSQRIKKTATPSTVSENTVVRSPVSSQPEDLPLLWPQTMPQQDQKWVSEALFRVGAKGKLELRENLQLWYHPPPPALLYHQAPTPDRFFSQRLLLWMPYKLWKVRLQCTNPACARQQLCGGGLHRRVRQVLDIDRYYNLVTETLICTRCRTSYLSWSQAVLQQLDLAHRSEFRVILTRKYACDIRVLRLLRERGMGNGPVRIIGQLRENHSEEWLKRALRYTSECVAFFDNRGLHPLHFQEPPPLASVPSYKWLLTVYSQDILNRLDHIKASITSTYGSILKMDSTKKITKKLSGPAKGTAQWLTSVGNEIGQVLMSVLTANEGAGLDLMAAGLMERYRSAGVDPPTIIYVDCDCCKKVGETKLKRRFSGWPDVIVRLDIWHFMRRLAVGCTTDAHQLYPTFMARLSSCIFEWDAGDLTLLRRAKR
- the LOC113118730 gene encoding uncharacterized protein LOC113118730 isoform X1, encoding MASAKSHKGMSNAEWLARLESFAQTGVWPSTQGNRPSPRQKRWHEMYQKIEKCPLQMRGQTTLLKEAQTCICGFHKVHPPVTGEASQSTPAQSTPSVSDVSCPAKRPKLTLSMFEKSRFGGSHVAAAKPNLSTQRKTSQMLEHSSSATVSCPPSDPHPPPSPKPHQPVIQSSSSFFLPPPQSSQRIKKTATPSTVSENTVVRSPQVSSQPEDLPLLWPQTMPQQDQKWVSEALFRVGAKGKLELRENLQLWYHPPPPALLYHQAPTPDRFFSQRLLLWMPYKLWKVRLQCTNPACARQQLCGGGLHRRVRQVLDIDRYYNLVTETLICTRCRTSYLSWSQAVLQQLDLAHRSEFRVILTRKYACDIRVLRLLRERGMGNGPVRIIGQLRENHSEEWLKRALRYTSECVAFFDNRGLHPLHFQEPPPLASVPSYKWLLTVYSQDILNRLDHIKASITSTYGSILKMDSTKKITKKLSGPAKGTAQWLTSVGNEIGQVLMSVLTANEGAGLDLMAAGLMERYRSAGVDPPTIIYVDCDCCKKVGETKLKRRFSGWPDVIVRLDIWHFMRRLAVGCTTDAHQLYPTFMARLSSCIFEWDAGDLTLLRRAKR